From Oryzias melastigma strain HK-1 unplaced genomic scaffold, ASM292280v2 sc00317, whole genome shotgun sequence, one genomic window encodes:
- the LOC118598308 gene encoding protein NLRC3-like, with amino-acid sequence DIRAASVYSGVFTQIFREERGLYQDKVFCFIHLSVQEFLAALHLRLTFINSGINLLEEEQSNISKLELSSLVQFYQSAVNTALQSPNGHLDLLLRFLLGLSLQTNQSLLRGLMTQTVSSSQTNRKTVQFIKEKISEDLCAEKSINLFHCLNELNDGFLVEEIQQFLSSGRLSTDELSPAQWSALVFILLSSEEDLEVFDLKKYSASEEALLRLLPVIKASYKAVLNNCNLSERSCAALSSVLSSQSSRLRDLDL; translated from the exons gatatcagagcagcctcagtgtactcaggagtgttcacacagatctttagagaggagagaggcctgtaccaggacaaggtgttctgcttcatccatctgagtgttcaggagtttctggctgctctGCATTTACGCCTGACCTTCATCAACTCTGGAATCAACCTCTTGGAGGAAGAACAATCAAATATCTCTAAACTTGAACTGAGCAGTCTGGTCCAGTTCTACCAGAGTGCTGTGAATACAGCCTTACAGAGTCCCAACGGACACCTGGACTTGCtcctccgcttcctcctgggtctttcaCTGCAGACCAATCAGAGTCTCCTACGAGGTCTGATGACTCAAACAGTCAGCAGCTCACAGACCAACCGCAaaacagtccagttcatcaaggagaagatcagtgaggatctgtgtgcagagaaaagcatcaacctgttccactgtctaaatgaactgaatgatggttttctagtggaggagatccaacagtTTCTGAGTTCAGGACGTCTTTCCACTGATGaactgtctcctgctcagtggtctgctctggtcttcatcttactgtcatcagaagaagatctggaAGTGTTTGACCTGAAGAAATACTCTGCCTCAGAGGAGGCTCTTCTGAGGCTGCTGCCAGTGATCAAAGCCTCTTACAAAGCTGT actgaataactgtaatctgtcagagagaagctgtgcagctctgtctTCAGTTCTCAGCTCTCAGTCCTCCAGACTCAGAGATCTGGATCTCTGA
- the LOC112140466 gene encoding ribonuclease inhibitor yields MILKICLKGCSLSEISCEVLGTALKNNPSRLTELDLSRNIIQDSGFLHLRGFLESPDCRLQTLRLEDSSLSEISCEALVSALKNNPSRLTELDLSRNNLQDSGFLHLCGFLESPDCRLQTLRLRSCSLSEIGCEALGSAMKNKPSNLTELDLSYNKNLEHSRLLHLCGFLESAECRLQTLRLEYCRLSEISCKALVSTLKNNPSNLTELDLSGNHIQDSGFLLLCGFLESPNCKLQTLRLVDCSLSEISCNALGSALRRKPFNLKELDLSWNKRLQDSGVRHLCGFLESPDCRLQTLRLKNCRFTQTSCADLISALKSNTSHLIELDLSHNNLHYLDVQQIQDLVESPNFKLQTLRW; encoded by the exons ATGATCTTGAAAATCTG ttTGAAgggctgcagtttgtcagagatcagctgtgaagttctaGGCACAGctctgaagaacaacccgtctagactgacagaactggacctgagcaggAACATAATCCAGGAttccggatttcttcatctgcgtggttttctggagagtccagactgcagactgcagactctgag GTTGGAGGACtccagtttgtcagagatcagctgtgaggCTCTGGTTTCAGCTCTAAAGAACAAcccgtccagactgacagaactggacctgagcaggaacaacctgcaggattccggatttcttcatctgtgtggttttctggagagtccagactgcagactgcagactctgag gttgaggagctgcagtttgtcagagatcggCTGTGAGGCTTTGGGCTCAGCTATGAAGAACAAACCATccaatctgacagaactggacctgagctacaATAAGAACCTGGAGCATTCAAGACTTCTTcacctgtgtggttttctggagagtgcagaatgcagactgcagactctgag GTTGGAGTACTGccgtttgtcagagatcagctgtaaaGCTCTGGTCTCAACTTTGAAGAACAATCCATccaatctgacagaactggacctgagtggGAACCACATCcaggattcaggatttcttcttctgtgtggttttctggagagtccaaactGCAAACtacagactctgag GTTGGTGGACTGCAGTTTGTCGGAGATCAGCTGTAATGCTCTGGGCTCTGCTCTTAGGAGGAAACCATTCAATCTTAAAGAACTTGACCTGAGCTGGAACAAGaggctgcaggattcaggagttcgtcatctgtgtggttttctggagagtccagactgcagactgcagactctgag ATTGAAGAACTGCAGGTTTACACAAACCAGCTGTGCTGATCTAAtctcagctctgaagtccaacaCATCCCACTTGATCGAACTGGACCTGAGTCACAACAACCTGCATTATTTAGATGTTCAGCAGATCCAGGATCtggtggagagtccaaacttcaaactgcagactctgag GTGGTAG
- the LOC112140463 gene encoding gastrula zinc finger protein XlCGF52.1-like encodes MEIPTFKENENNEGDLNNQQSFNAEEDEEGSQHEELTIDKEAGAQNRDQRKRKDRIHVHSVDSSHTLESQCDSVVRKNTKKATLVKKRKQSPHKKILSSIEAGESSGIVSNLFPHSKTECDGRLYFCPECSKSFGYWSEFRIHKITHTGEKPFSCKECDKSFTASYDLKVHLRTHTGEKPFSCNECNFSCSRASNLKSHMRTHTGEKPFSCTKCDKTFTQLYSVKSHMRTHTGEKPSTCKECDKSFSGMSSLKRHMRTHTGEKPFFCKECDTSFSRASYLKSHMRTHTGEKPFSCAECGTSYSRGSSLKIHMRTHTGEKPFSCTECEKSYSRGCSLKIHIRTHTGERPFSCTECEKSYSSASHLKTHMRTHTEEKTFSYKNCDKRFSQISSLKSQIRTHV; translated from the coding sequence atggagattcctactTTTAAGGAAAATGAGAACAATGAAGGAGATctaaacaatcagcagagctttaatgcagaagaagatgaagaaggaAGCCAACACGAAGAACTAACTATAGACAAAGAGGCAGGtgcacagaacagagatcagaggaagagaaaagacagaattcatgTCCACAGTGTGGACAGCTCTCACACATTAGAAAGTCAATGTGACTCTGTTGTTAGAAAAAACACTAAGAAAGCAACTTTAGTTAAGAAACGCAAACAATCCCCACACAAAAAGATACTTTCTTCTATAGAGGCAGGTGAAAGCTCAGGAATTGTTAGTAATCTCTTTCCCCACTCAAAAACTGAGTGTGATGGCAGACTTTATTTCTGTCCAGAATGCAGTAAAAGTTTTGGTTACTGGTCTGAGTTTAGAATTCACAAGataactcacacaggagagaagcctttttcttgtaaagaatgtgataaaagttttactgCTTCTTATGATCTTAAAGTACACTTGAGAACTCATactggagagaagcctttttcttgtaatgaATGCAATTTTAGTTGTAGTCGTGCATCTAATCtgaaatcacacatgagaactcacactggagaaaagcctttttcctgtACAAAATGTGATAAAACTTTTACTCAATTATATAGTGTCAAATcccacatgagaactcatacaggagagaagccttctacttgtaaagaatgtgataaaagttttagtggAATGTCtagtctcaaaagacacatgaggactcacactggagaaaagccctttttttgtaaagaatgtgatacaAGTTTTAGTCGTGCATCTTATCTCAAATcgcacatgagaactcacacaggagaaaagcctttttcttgtgcAGAATGTGGTACAAGTTATAGTCGTGGATCTAGTCTAAaaatacacatgagaactcatacaggagaaaagcccttttcttgtacagaatgtgaaaaaagttataGTCGTGGATGTAGTCTTAAAATACACAtaagaactcacacaggagaaaggCCCTTTTCTTGTacagaatgtgaaaaaagttataGCAGTGCAtctcatctcaaaacacacatgagaactcatacagaaGAGAAGacattttcttataaaaattgtgataaaagatttagtcaaatatctagTCTCAAATCACAGATTAGAACTCATGTGTGA